In Priestia filamentosa, the DNA window CTTTCGCCAGATACAAATGATTCAGTTTGACGAGCTTTGTGAAGGCGGAGTTTTTGGGATTTTCGGACCAACTGGAAGTGGAAAATCTTCGATATTAGATGCAATGACGCTTGCTTTGTACGGGAAAGTAGAAAGAGCAGCAAATAATACGCACGGTATTTTAAATCATGGAGAAGATGAGCTTAAAGTCGCGTTCACTTTTTGCTTGGAAAATGCAGAAGGCATGCAAACGTATACTGTTGAACGAAATTTCAAGCGAAGTGACGAGTGGAGAGTAAAGTCAACAACAAGTCGCCTTATTGAAGAAGGAGACGAACGAGTTGTTTTGGCAGACAAAATGAATGATGTCAATCAGTATATCAACTCCTTATTAGGTCTTACGATTGATGACTTTACACGAGCTGTAGTACTTCCACAAGGAAAGTTTGCTGAATTTCTGTCTTTAAAGGGAGCAGAACGTCGTCAAATGCTTCAAAGATTATTTAATTTAGAGAAATATGGAGACGAGCTTCTTCAGAAAATTAAGCGAAACCTTACAAATGCGAAACATGAACTTGATAAAATTTTAGCAGCACAAGCAGAACTTGGAGGAGCCACCGTTGAAAATGTAAAAGAAGCTGAACAAGAAGTGAAAAGTTGTGAACTTTTGCTTCAAAAGAGAGAACAAGAGCTTTTACATATTCAAAAGGAATATGAACACAAGCAAAAACTATGGGAATGGCAGAAAGAGAAAGAAGAGAATGAAGCAAAGTTAAAAGAGCTTAAAGAGGAAGAACCGGAGATAAAGAATTGTGAAGAGCATTTAAGTAAAGCGCTCAAAGCAGAGAGTTTGCGTCCGTATTTAGAAGAATGTGAAAATCTATTTTTACAGAAGCAAACAGCGGAAAAACAAAAAAATCAACGGGCAGGAAAATTAGAAGAAGTAAATCAAAAAGCAGCCTTGGCCAAAGAGGAATATGAACGAGCAAATAAAGAGCGAGAGCAAAGAGAACCTCTACTTCTTGCTCAACGCGAGAAGTATCAATATGCGGAAGAGCTAAATAAAGACGTTACAACTCTATCTGAAACAGTAAAGAACGCTCGCAAGCAACATGAGGAACTTTTGGAATCAGGAAGAGGTATTAAAGAGCAGTTTCAAAAGAGAGAAAGTTTATATAAGCGTGGAAAAGCAAAACAAAAAGAGCTGATGGAAGAACGAGAGAGGCTTAGTGTGTCTCCTTCTTATCGAATTAAAGTGCAATATGCTGTTCAAGAAAGTCGGGATATTGATAGCCTCAAGGTGCAACATGAAGAAAAAAAAGAACAGCATAATCAAATGAAGAAGAATCTTCAGCAGCTAGAACTTGAAATGAAGAGTTCTATAGAAAGCGAACAAAAAGTGAAAAAGCAGGCGATAGAGCAGTACGATCTTCTGCAACATACCTATAATCTTGTTTGTGAGCGAGAACGTGAAATTGAACGATTTATTGCTAGCGGGGAACACAAAATTGAGGAAATGCAGAGAAAGGTAGAAGAAGCAAATAAACAAAAGCTTGCATTAACACTTTCTGCACACCTTCATGATGGTAAGCCTTGTCCTGTATGTGGATCAACGACACATCCTTTACCAGCAACAGGAGAAGAGATGGAGGTAACTGATGGAAGAGAGATTGATTTATTAAGAAAAAACTTATCAAATTTACAAGAACGTAAATATATTTGTTCCTCCTTGAAATTAAAGCTTGAGCCGCTTGCTGAGAAATTACTTGACTGTTTTGGGGAGTTTGAACAAACCGAGCAAGAAGATATTCCGCCGCTTCTTACGAAAGATGAAACGTTAAAAGCTTGTATTGTAAAATTGCAAACAGAACTAAAAGGGCTTGAGCAAGATTATATTGGTCAAAAAGAGAAAATTGATCGCCTCGTAAAAATCGCAGGGGATGTCAGCGAGAAGAAGAATAAGCTATTGTTTGAGTCTGAGCAACAAAACAAGATGTTAATGGAACAAGCAAATTTTGTTCAGCAAATAGAAGAAGAAATGACTAAGGCGCAAAAAGAATGGCAAGAACGTTACAAAGAATTTGAGATTACTAGCATTTCAGCTATTCAACAACAACTTGAGCGTAACGATCAAAAACTGGCTGAGCTTAATGAGCGAATTGAAAAAAGTGTAGAATACCTGGAGGAAACAGAAAAAGCATTGGAGAAATTGCGTGAAGAGTGGAATGTTCACGAGCGAAAGGAAGTTGAGTTTTTCTCATTCTTGCAGAACAAAAAAGCGTCACTTTTAGAACAGCAGCAACGCTTAATACAAATCATTGGAGAAAATTCGCTAGAAGAGCTTCTTAATGGCATAAATAAAGAGATCCATTCTTTAAAAGAAAGAGAAGACGAAACATTGAAAAGGTGGCACCTTTTTAATAATGAACATCAAGAAGTAAAAGCTTCATATGAATCAATAGTCTCCTCACTCGCAGAGTTAAATGAACGATATGAAGAGAAAGAAAGTAAATGGAAAGCTAAGAGAAATAGCTCAGGCTTTCATTC includes these proteins:
- a CDS encoding AAA family ATPase, yielding MKPITLKIQGLHSFRQIQMIQFDELCEGGVFGIFGPTGSGKSSILDAMTLALYGKVERAANNTHGILNHGEDELKVAFTFCLENAEGMQTYTVERNFKRSDEWRVKSTTSRLIEEGDERVVLADKMNDVNQYINSLLGLTIDDFTRAVVLPQGKFAEFLSLKGAERRQMLQRLFNLEKYGDELLQKIKRNLTNAKHELDKILAAQAELGGATVENVKEAEQEVKSCELLLQKREQELLHIQKEYEHKQKLWEWQKEKEENEAKLKELKEEEPEIKNCEEHLSKALKAESLRPYLEECENLFLQKQTAEKQKNQRAGKLEEVNQKAALAKEEYERANKEREQREPLLLAQREKYQYAEELNKDVTTLSETVKNARKQHEELLESGRGIKEQFQKRESLYKRGKAKQKELMEERERLSVSPSYRIKVQYAVQESRDIDSLKVQHEEKKEQHNQMKKNLQQLELEMKSSIESEQKVKKQAIEQYDLLQHTYNLVCEREREIERFIASGEHKIEEMQRKVEEANKQKLALTLSAHLHDGKPCPVCGSTTHPLPATGEEMEVTDGREIDLLRKNLSNLQERKYICSSLKLKLEPLAEKLLDCFGEFEQTEQEDIPPLLTKDETLKACIVKLQTELKGLEQDYIGQKEKIDRLVKIAGDVSEKKNKLLFESEQQNKMLMEQANFVQQIEEEMTKAQKEWQERYKEFEITSISAIQQQLERNDQKLAELNERIEKSVEYLEETEKALEKLREEWNVHERKEVEFFSFLQNKKASLLEQQQRLIQIIGENSLEELLNGINKEIHSLKEREDETLKRWHLFNNEHQEVKASYESIVSSLAELNERYEEKESKWKAKRNSSGFHSDIDVKEMLITEAQQQKIREDVEAFWDKLKSITIALENVTKLLDNQSITEQSFKETSSILADLKESVKEATTELGSARALLKDLQVRNERLGSLEKEREKIQEELSQYQKLQSVFKGNAFIEYMAQEQLIAISRDASERLGFLTRQRYALEVDSQGGFVIRDDANGGVKRPISSLSGGETFLTSLSLALSLSAGIQLRGEYPLQFFFLDEGFGTLDSELLDTVITALEKLQSNDLSIGIISHVQELRARLPKRLIVEKADDLGNGTKVKIETL